Part of the Falco naumanni isolate bFalNau1 chromosome 3, bFalNau1.pat, whole genome shotgun sequence genome is shown below.
GGGACACTGAGCCTGGCCACCTCCTGGGACTTATCCAGGGATATCATCGCTGCAGCTGGGAGCCTGTCACTGTGGCATCTCCTGAATAACCCCTCGGATCAGctccccttttatttttttttctcctgttttttccttttgcagacagcagcaggctgctggggagccaGCGGCCGGGCTACGGGACGCTGCAGCGAGACGCCGATAAGTCCCGCATGGTAGGTCTGAGGGCTTCGCCGCGGGGAGGAGGGCACGCTGGCACCGGCTTGGCACGAAACCCATCTATTGTCCGCGCCACCGGCATGAGGTGGTGGTTTTCCAACCCCAGATCTACTTGCTTGTCACCTGCCTGGTGTTAAATCAGGCCGGGAGGCTGAGGGCTTTCACCAGTTCAGGATGTCGATGCTTGCTGATCTTAATTTCAGTTTGGTTTATGAGTAAGCATTTCCGTAAAGGTGATCTCCTTTCTTGCAGGAGGTCACAGGCTACCAGACCAAGATGTGGCGGGTGGCCCTGTGCCACGCTTGCTCCGTGCTGACGGccgggctgctcctgctcctcttccaCTGGAAGCCGAGCCTGGAGGTGCAGGCGAAGTGCAAGCCCTGCGCCCTCGGCCAGGCCGACTGGGTCATCATCAGGGTAAGGCCGTGGAGATATCCAAGGGTCTGGGCTTGGGCTCTGCCACCGGCTTCCCGGGAGGGCCCTGGGCACATTCTTTGCTGCTTGTCCCCCTCGCTGTGTCTGATACCTCCTTTCATCCAGTAATGAGCTCCCCCAGAGCCAAGTTACTGCAGGGATAGTTATTATTCCCACAATAATTTCGCACTTTCCCCTTCCCtagcagccagcccagcttcCGTGTCACTTTATTGCGGGGATGGGTGGCTGGGgactccctgcctgcctgcggAGCTGGGGACGGGCACGAGGGGAGCTCCCCATTCCCCGCTGCTCAGACCCGCGCCTGTGTCACAGGACCGATTCGGACAGTGCTTCACCACCCGCGTGCGCACGGAGGCTCTGGGCGAGGGCAGGTGAGCCGGGCTCACGGCCCCGCGGTGATGCCGGCGTCACATCTGCGTGTGGCTGCCAGGGAGGGGGTGGATGGGTGAGGGACAGAGCCTCGGGTTTTCCACCCCGAGCAGCCTGGAGCATCACcctggggccaggctggaggaCCGGAGGAGCAGCATCGCCATCGGCGTGTCGGATGAGGAGGAGAGCCGGGACACCATCCGGCTCCATGAGAAGGAAGAGGTAACGCTCGTGacccttcccacctcccaccacccttcccacctcccaccacccttcccacctcccaccacccttcccacctcccaccacccttcccacctcccaccacccttcccacctcccaccacccttcccacctcccaccacccttcccacctcccaccacccttcccacctcccaccacccttcccacctcccaccacccttcccacctcccaccacccttcccacctcccaccacccTTCCCACCTCCGCCCCCTCAATCCTCTCCCTTGGCGTGGGCTGCCCTCGTGTCCCGCTCACACCTgggtttttccttcctgctccgCTCAGAACAACCACCTGCGGTACTATCTCTTCGAGGGCATGCGCTACATCTGGATCGAACGGCGGCAGGCATTCTGCAAAGTCAGGTATTCCTCtgccccccccctgccccagccgaCGTCTGGgcatctctctgctgctctccttggCCCCTGCACCCCCTCGAAATCACCCTGACCTGGCTGGAAGTCACATAACCACactgcagctcctctctgctctcccttGGAGCCCATCCCTGGGGTGTtgggctggggatgctgtgcTGCCTTTCCCCCGCCCCCCAGTTGTTGATGTTGCCCATCTTTGTAGGCAGAGGAAACTGGGCAAAGTGGTTTGGCAGCTGTCCCGTGCTGGATGGTCCTCAGCATGCTGTGCCGCTTGCGGCTCTCCGAACTGTGCCCCTTTTGTTCCCGCTCCTTGGCACCCGCAAGCTACGGCAGGGGCTGAGGAACAAGATACTCTCCCaaagtggtggtttttttgtctcCAAGGACTTGGACATGGTGTTTGTTCCTCTGGGCCAGGCTCCTGCTGATGTTGACTctgttcttctgtctttctttccccttgtgCTTGCCAGCCTCTTGGATGAAGGTTGGACCTGCGCAGATCTCCACCTCTCCCAAGCTGGGCTCAACCAGCAAGACCACAACACCAGGTAGGGATCTACCAGCGTTGTGGGACACCTGGGGAACACAGACAAGGCTTTTCTAGGGGCCAGAAAATCCCGAcgcctgtttttttcttgcactcAGACCTCTAAATAGAGGACAGCTAGGTGGGCTGGGTTGTCCTGGCTTGGCTTCTCCACATAACGGGGCTCCCGAGGGGGTCTGGGCAGCGTGGGGGTTCCTCGAGCTGGAAACGCAGCTTTTCCCTAGCGTGCCTTTgttcctcctttgcttttctctcccctttgcAGAAGGAAGATCTACGGACCAAACCTCATCGAGGTGCCGGTCAAGTCCTACGCGAGGCTGTTGGTGGAGGAGGTGTGTATCCACGGGGCCGTGCGTCGAAAGGGCGAGTTGTCCCAGGGCAGatccttcccctgctccatgTCCCTCACTGCACATGCTTTGTGGGCCCTTTgcggtggggaggagagggcttCAGGAGAGGCAGCTTGGGCAGCGACcagagaaggcagagctggtacagctgtggaagggacccatcCCACCTCTTGGCTCAGGCAGGAGCATCCCCAGGTAGTTGCAGAGGTGGCTGAGCATCCTCAGGAGTACTGACCGCAAGCAAAGCCGGGGAGCATGGGGGGGTTTGTAAGAAGTCAGTTGGCTgatcccccccccgcccagggAAGGAACAGCTTCTCTGCATAAGCAGTTGTTCCTCAAAGAGCCTGGAGGTCTCGTGATGGGCTGGACGaagctctccctgccccagacCTACTCACGCTCCTTGTTCCCTTCCAGGTGCTCAATCCCTTCTACATCTTCCAAGTGTTCAGCATCGTGCTGTGGGTCTGCGACGCCTATTACTACTATGCTGCCTGCATCTTCCTCATCTCCACCATCTCCTTAGGGCTGTCCCTCTACGAGACGAGAAAGGTGAGTGGTGGGCTTACCTGGGACAAGGAGCTCTAATGAAATAGCTCGTTTCCTGATGCTGTTTGACCTCTGTGCTGATGTTGAACTCGCTCTGAGCCCAGCTGGGTGAGGACATCCTGTACTCCCAGCAGTGGGGCAGGTTTCCTTGTCCTTCATCTCAGTCCTGAGCCTTTGAGACCTGTTCTACGGTGCTTCGCCGTGCTTTTTGAGCTGCCCTTGGGTGGCTGCTAACTGCTCCCTCCCTTGCAGCAAAGTGTCACGCTGCAAAATATGGCCAAGATGTCAGTGGGTGTCCGAGTCCGCCGTCCCAGCGGAGGTGAGTGTGATGCCCACGATGAGCCAGGGTTCCTGGTGTAAAGCTGCTCGGGACGGTGCCGGGATGACGTGTCTGAGCACAGCCGTGACTTTTCCAGAGGAGATGGTGGTGAGCTCGGCGGAGCTGGTGCCGGGTGACTGCATCAGCCTCCCCACGGACGGGATGCTGGTCCCTTGCGATGCTGCGCTGCTGACGGGCGAGTGCATGGTCAACGAGAGCATGCTGACGGGTGAGAGCCCCAGCTTCTGCTGGGGGCTTGGGGGGAGAGGACGAGCCTTGTGTCTCGGTGGCCCTATGGCAGCCCCTTCCCATCCAGGCTGGTTGGCTCCTGACCCCCTCAGGGTGATAAACCTGGCTCCGGGATGTTCCTCACCACAGGGGAGAGCGTGCCGGTGATGAAgacccctctcccagctggtaGCCGGGCAGCCAGCCCTGTCTATTCCCCCGAGGAGCACCGGCGGCACACCTTGTTCTGCGGGACGCAGGTCATCCAAGCCAAGTCCTACGTGGGCAGCGAAGTGCTGGCCGTGGTGACCCGCACAGGTAATGGATGGAGGGGAAAAGCCTGGATTAAGCCGCGTCCTTTGGAGCGGCGCCTTTGCATGTGCTTACCTTCTGTTCCTCTCCCTCAGGGTTTTGCACGGCCAAAGGGGATCTCATTAGCTCCATCCTCTACCCCAAACCCGTGAGCTTCAAGTTCTACAAGGATGCTGTGAAGTTCGTCCTGTTCCTCTCCATCCTGGGTATGTCTGAGCATGGAGGCACGGCCGGGGGCTGCCCAACTCCTCTTAAACGGTTGagcccaccctgcagctgctttgctttgtaacccagccccttctccctcccGCACAGCTTTTATCGGCACACTGTACAGCATCCTCATCTTGGTTAAAAACCAGGTAGGGTTGTTGGAGCTGGTGAATCCTTGAGCGCAGGCTGACGCTGGGACCGTCAGCCGATGCGGGTGGGGATGAGTGGGGGCTATCAGGATGCCCACCCTCTTCCTCCTCGCCTGCCAGGTCCCCGTGGGGCAAATCATCATCCGTGCTCTTGACCTCGTCACCGTCATCGTGCCCCCGGCTCTCCCGGCTGCGATGACGGTGGGCACCATCTATGCCCAGAACAGGCTGAAGAAGCAGGGCATCTTCTGCATCAGCCCTCCCCGTATCAACCTCTGCGGGAAGATCCGCCTGGTCTGCTTTGACAAGGTGAGTCTCAGGCAGCGCCGTGGGACCACGGTGTCCAGCTCGGGGGCGCTGGCTGGGACCCACCGTGCTCTCCCCGCAGACGGGAACTCTGACCGAGGAAGGTCTGGATGTCTGGGGGGTGGTCCCGCTGGAGAGCAACCACTTCATGCCCATCGTCCACGagccccgctgcctgcccgccGGCCCCTTGCTCTACTCCCTGGCCGCCTGCCACACCGTCTCGCTGCTGCGGGCGCAGCCCATTGGGGACCCTGTGGACCTCAAGATGGTGGAGTCCACCGGCTGGGTAAGACAAGCGGTGGGCAAAGTTGCTTATCTATAAAGAGGGAGGTGGGACACACCTTGTTCTGGCAGGAGAGGGGGTGTTTGAAACCACCCGGGGGGGGGAATGGGGCTTGGGGGCTTGCGTGGCAGGGCTTTGCCATCTCGACGTCTCCTTGGTTCCAGCGCCTGGAGATgatggaggagggggaaggtgAGCTGCCTGCCTTCCAGCAGTTTGGGATGAAGGTCTTGGCTGTGATGAAGCCTCCGCCCGAGGAAGAACAGCCACGAGACACGGTAggtcctgcagagcagagtggCTCAGGTTGCCCAGGTCGCTGGGTCTGCACCCCCACAGCGCTGCTGTGCTTCACAGCCCCTGCAGAGGTTGCACCTCCCAGGAAGGCTCCTGCCTGGCCCCGACACCCGCTCCCTCTCCTCCACAGAAGCACCAGTCACCCGTGGGGATCCTCCGGCgtttccccttctcctcttccctgcagagGATGAGCGTCCTGGTGAAGCTGCCCGGCGAAGCCTCAGCCCACCTCTACACCAAGGGGGCACCGGAGATGGTGGCCAGCCTCTGCAGGAAGGAAACTGGTATGCACTGGGGGAAGCGCTGGGGGACAGTGGtttgctgggaagcagctggtcTGGCTGCTCCATCATCCGTCTGCATCCCTGTGGCTCACCCCACGGGGAATTGTCCTCGGTGATGCTGCTGGGCAGTTCCCAGAGGCACAGGGCTTTGGATCAGCTCCAGCCACCTGTGGGGAGGAAAATCGAAGGCGGGGAAGGGGGTTGGAATCTGGGTGAGAATCCAAAGCCCTTGGGGATCTCGAGCAGCCAAGGTTCGTTCAGGAATTATTTTGACCTCGCTTTTCCCCTGGCGGCTGGCAGTGCCCGTGGATTTCTCCCAGATGCTGCGGCACTACACCACGGATGGTTTCCGAGTCTTGGGTCTGGCTTGCAAAACCCTGAGCGCGGTGACCACCTTTGAGGaggccctgcagctccccaggtTGGTGCCAACAGCTTCTTTTCTCCGTTGAGACCTTGCTTGTTCCAAGCGTTTCATGGGATGttttgctgccctgcagccttgCCCCATCCTAGCAGCCTGCGAGGGATTAAACCCTCACCCCCACTAAAGCAATTCCTGGCTACCCCCCGATGGATCTGTAGCTGTTTACACCAATTGTTTCTCTCTGCCTTGCGTTGAAGATGGTGTTGACCGGCTCGTTGTATCCCACCAGGGAGTCGGTGGAGAGCAGCCTGACCTTCCTGGGGTTCCTCGTCATGAAAAACGTCCTCAAGCCAGAGTCTGCGCCTGTGATTCACCTCCTGAGGAATGCCAGCGTCCGCCCCGTCATGGTGACAGGTGACCCTGCGGAGGGGAACAGGGATGCTGAGCTTGGGGAAGGGATGGGACACGGACAACCCTTGACATTCTGCAAGGGGTGAAGGGTTTCTCCGCCAGAAATCGGTGGCCTGAAGCAGCCGGGAGGCACGACAAGGACTCCCGGAGCCTGGATGTGTGCATCCCTGCTCCTTGTTTGCATTGCCCTGCCAGCAGGCTCACGGCAGACGGGCTGTGCAAGGGTGCAGGCTGCTTTTTCGTGGATGCAGCGTGAACCCACAGACCCGAGGTGGGCAACTTAAACAGCAAAACCGCTCATGGTTTCACTGCTGCTGATAGAAATGTCAAACCTCGTGAGCACCCTGAGCTGCCCAGCTAACGGGGGGGATGTAGGAGCCACCTTCGGGTGTTCTGCAGCAAGGGAAGCAGCGCTGCCGGGGTTTGaagctgctgcctttctttggaggagggaagaaatgaGATTTTGGAGCTGTGCCCCAAAACACAGGGAAGGAAACGGACCCTCAGTGTGGCTGTGgtggctgggagggggggggatgCAGCAGGTTTGAGCTGCTCTTGGCTTGCAGCCGTGtgagaccccagccccaccgccTCTTTCTGCCAGGAGACAACATGCTGACGGCCATGAACGTGGCCAAGAGCTGCCGCATGGTGGAGCCGAAAGAGCGGGTGGTCTTTGTCAACGCCTCCCCACCCAGCCACGACAGACCCGCCGCGCTCAAGTTCATCCTCGCCGAGCACTCCCAGGGCGAGGAGCAGCCGGTGAGTCCCAGGGCAGCGTTTCTGGGGGGGTTGTAGAGCCCCAAGCTGCTGGTCACCTTGCAGGACTCTTTTTTTCCCGGCATCGTTGCCCTtggaggcagctgtgggtgTGATTCTGCCCCTTAATAACTGCCTGCTGTAGGGAAAGATCActtgctcctcttcctccctgggAGCACATCAGGCTGGAGCTGATGCTCCAAACACCCTCGTtggatgcagcccagcaccGTGTTTCTCAAGTTCTGCTCCAGGTTTGGCACGAAGGGCTTGGCCACACAAGCCTTTTATCCCAAACACCATCATTTATATGCTTGAAACTGAGGTTGAAGGACCAGCGCTTCACCTCCTGCCCCGCCTGGGTTGAGGACGCCGGTCCAGGGACTGAGCAGGGACCTGAGCGTGAGCCAAAGCCCCGCTGCAGGAAACACCGGCGTTTTCCTTGGCAGGGTCCGCAGCAGCAGGACggctgctccccccagccctgccacttCGCCCTGAACGGCAAATCCTTCGCCGTGCTTTGCGAGCACTTCGCCGACCTGCTGCCGAAGGTGAGTGGCAGCAGGGAAGCCTCTGGCAGGGTTGACCTCACCAGGGTTTCATCTTGCAGCCTCGGAGCTCCAAAATAAAACGCCCTGAGAGGGGTTTTTCATTGGTGCAAGgtgccctctgccctgctgagctggCAAAGCTTAAAATaacccagctcctcctgggtGCACGGAGATGCGGGGTGCTGCCGTGCTTAATTACCTAATGTACTTCTGCATCTTTGTATTAAAAGGGGTTTAGTGATGAAGTTGGATTCGGATATAGACTAAAAAGCAGCTAGTCAGTTATAAGTTTTGAGAGATGGATGTTTGAGTTACATTTCAGTAAATGATGGCTAAAGACATCGTACTAGGAACATCCGCAATGTTTGTATTACGTAGTTCTACAGAAAGTTACAGAATTGTTTGGGTTCTTTGTAGTCTACCGAATTGGTCAAACACGAGCAAAAGTTGTTAGAACACAGGTAATTTTTGTTCGATTCCAGATACGGaatgaaaattttgcatttaaaattttggtgaatgctttcagaaattaataGATAACAGTACTAAACCGATGTCTCTGAAGTCATGTATTAATCATACTGCATAGTAGGATGCTCAGGCTTTACTACATGCTAGCCTTTTGTTGGGATTGTGTACTTGTTGTACAATACCGTGTTGTATTTTACCAACGGGTTTTAGTGGTGAAGCGTACAGCTGCTCTTCGTGTAAGTGCTTGTGACTTGTAAGACGTTAACCTGACGTGGGGAATCATTAGGAGCCTTCCCTCTGCAGATCCTCATCCGAGCCACCGTGTTCGCCCGCATGTTGCCTGACCAGAAGACTCAGCTGGTGTGCAGCCTGCAGGAGCTCAAGTAAGCgactgcagcccccagggatGGAGGGCAGAGGGGGGCAAGGGGGTTCACCCTCCGCCCGGAGGCTTCTCTTGTGTGCCGGAGCTGCGGGATTGCATcctgccctctcccagctgcGGGGTGATCCTAAACCCGGGGGTGCGACACTGAAGACCCCgggctttttcccccctcatccCGTGGTGAAATATGGGACCCCTTCTCACTGCAGCTACTGCGTGGGGATGTGCGGGGACGGGGCCAACGACTGCGGGGCGCTGAAGGCGGCCGACGTGGGCATCTCGCTGTCGGAGGCGGAGGCATCGGTGGCCTCGCCGTTCACCTCCCGCGTGGCAAACATCGAGTGCGTGCCCACCGTCATACGGTGAGCGCTGGGAGCctcttgggggtggggggatggtCACCCCGGGGGGCTCGTCAGTGCCTCTGTCCCTTCTTTGGGACAACTGGTGGAGGGGGTGTCGTGGCTGAGTGAGTCTCGTGCTctctgcagggagggcaggtgCTCGCTGGTCACCTCCTTCGGCGTCTTTAAGTACATGGCCCTGTACAGCCTGGTGCAGTTCGTGTCCGTCCTGCTGCTCTACACGGTGAGTCCCACCGTGTCCCAAACGCCCGGGGTGCTGAGGGAGGGATGCCTTTGGGTCCCCTTGTCGCAGCTGGATTTTAATCCGTCCCTTTCCTAGCCCCTGCACTGAGCGCTGGTGGTTTCTCCTCTGCAGATCAACACCAACCTGAGCGATTTCCAGTTCCTCTTCTTCGACCTGATCATCACCACCACCGTGGCGGTGCTGATGGGTCGCACCGGTCctgcccaggagctgggagTGGAGCGTCCCCAAGGGACGTTGATCAGCGTCCTcgtgctgggcagcctgctccttcAAACGGCTCTGCTCATCACCGTGCAGGTCCTCAGCTACTTCATCACTGTCTCACAGAGCTGGTAAGGAACCCGGCTTCGTGTGGGTTTAGTGAGGGGCATGGCGCGGAGGATCGCGACGGAGCCCCAGTGCTTGTCCTTGGTTTTGGCCAACACCAGCTGGCATCAGGGATGCATCCAGCCACCTTGCAGCGAACGGTGCCCGTGCGCTCGTGGAGAGCAAGGGGCTGGTGTGTAGACCCTCTCCTTGCCTCTCGCTTCATCTGAccctctgccttctcccctgCCTGGCTCAGGTATGTGCCGCTGAACAGCACGGTGACGGCTCCCCAGAACCTGCCCAACTACGAGAACACAGTCCTCTTCTGTGTCACGGGCTTCCAGTACCTCATCCTGGCCGTCGCCATGTCCAAGGGGTACCCGTTTCGGGAGCCGCTCTACACCAACGGTGAGGATGATGCTGGCCACGGGGATGAAGAGAGCCATCAAACTTGCATCCTCCTCCTCAACCCTCTTCCTTCTCACCCTCAGTGCTGTTCTTGGTAGTCCTCATCCTCCTTTTTGGCCTCATGATATGGTTGACCCTCTACCCGCTGGGCTTCCCCAAAACCCTGCTGAAGCTGCAGGGCATCGATGACTTGAATttcaagctgctgctgctgggggttGCTGCCCTCAACTTCTTCGCCGCCTTCGTGCTGGAGGTAAGGGTGGGCATGCGAGGGATGCGTGTTGTCCTTTTGGCTCTGCCCAGGCAACCCCTTTTCCAGGAGCTGTGGGCGCGGAGGGAGCAGGGCTCACCTTGGCATCACCTTTGCCTTCTCCTTGTGGTCCTCAACCTCCTCAAAACCCGTTCTCCCCTCCCTATCTTTGCTGCAGACCGCCCTGGACCACGGCTTGCTCAGCTGCCTCCGCAAACTGCGCCGAAAGAAGGTGTCCAAGAAGCTTTTCaagaggctggagaaggagctgagccagcagcagccatccTGGCCGCCCCTTAACGAACCCCTCTTTGCTACACCCAAGATGTCCATTGCTGTGAGATAGCACGCGTCGGGCTGTCGCCCTGCCTGCCGGCCCCTGGACGCTGTTGTTTATTTATTGCTCCTGGGAAATGGAGGGGCAGGTTCCCGCGGGGAGACCCTCAGCATCGCAGCTGTGAATCCCCACGTGCTGGTCCCGCAGCCGTGGCTGAGAGGAGGAGATGGCGGAGAAGGaaacgggggtggggggggggggagaaggtgaagaggaaaaggagaaatgatccagctcagctcttcctcctgctgctgcccttggaCCCGTTTCCCCGTGCTGGGCACCGGTACCGTTTCGCAGGGGGGTActgcctcctttttcttctcctggctGGTCAGAACCCCCGAGAAGAGGGTCCCTGATCTTCTCCTGGCAAGGGCACCCGTCCCAGCCTCGCATCCCTGctcactgtgaaaaaaaaacccctccgCCTCCCCCCGTGACCACCCTAGATGTGTAGGGACTGTTTACAAACCGCCCCGTCCCCGACTTGCCAAGGATGCTGCTCAGTCCCCAGCACCTGGGGACCAGCCACGGGCACCCTCTCTGTTTGGGGTGCTCCTGCCAGAGCACTTCTGCTTTCGGACGGGAACttgtagcattaaaaaaaacaaaaaaaaaaacaaaaaaaaaaactcccacaaatctctttattttttaactgtacTCCGGTGCATCGAGGTGTAAGCGCAGTCGGGGGGATGACGTATGGCTTTTGGTTTCCTTCTGGTGCTGTCATGAGCATTGTCTAATAAATTAACACTATTTTCTTGACCGCTTGCTTGTGCTGCCTGGCGTGGATGGAGCGCTCAGGGCAGGATGGCAGTGATGGAGTGAGTGTCGGATGGAGCAGGGGAGCAGGTCAGGGAGGTTTTAGGGTCACCTCGTTTCTCTGGAAGCTGGAAAGATGCTTTCCTCGATGCCCGAAAGCAGAGAGTGAACTCCAGGACGGCACCGCTGGGATTTCAGCAGCCCAAACTGAGCATCAGCGCGTAAACAATCCCTGAGCCTGTTTCCAGCTAGAATTTCCtagaaaataatagtaattgCTGGAAAAACCCAGGTGTCCTCGCCAAGACTGCAAAACCTCACTCCTTCAAGGGATGAAAAGCCAGTAGATGGAGACGCCGTATCCCGAGTGGGGAAGAGCTGatccctggggaaggggggatgCTCtgcatcaccttcccaggggtttctttctgctgcttgctaGCCTGGCTCTTGGATGGAAGGCTGCTTCTCGCAGGGACTCGCCTGCATGGAAAGTCTAAACCCCTCCGAGCGCCAGCGGCGCCTCTCTGCCCTCCGGGAGCTGGGGATTAGATCAGGAAATGAGGCACAAGCAGAGGTAAGAGGTTTCCTGAAATCTTAGCCAAGGCTCGAGTTATTAAACCAGCCTTCCtgagcttaagaaaaaaaaaaaaaaaccaaaacccaaaaaaaccaccatacaACCCTTGGAGATTTTTGCTTggcaattttaaaagcaaaagggacCCAGGTGCAAGGGACCTGCTTGCACCTcgttttttcccccctgcaccGGGGTGTTTTCTTTGGCTGGGGTTTTGCAGGGTGTTCCCCGCCTCGGGGGGGGTGTTTGCAAAGTCCATTTAATTATTAACAGGCGGCTCCTGCCTTTAGCTAGAGGTTAGCAGGGCTGGGGCCGAGGACAATGCGGCGTTGCAGGACAGGCACAAGCTTTGGGGAAGCGGCTGTTCGAGGGGCTTGGAGTCGTTTGGAGGGTTTTCTCCATCCTTCAGACTGGAAAACCAGGCTCCATATGAGACGGGAGCACCTTAAAAAAGCCCTCTGCCATCCCTCCCAGTCTGAAACtgtgtttttctccttgtttttaGAGCAGTGAGACCCCCTCAGTGAATTTTGGACCAAAAGTGCCTGCAGAAGTGTCCATACCCTGGCACAACGCTTCGTGGGCTTGGTCCAATGGGTGCAATCCTGCCCTATGGGTGAAAAATCACAGTCTCCTCCCCATTGCTGATCCCCATTCCCACGCACGCCGCCGGCCGTCTCCAGAGAGCttctccctccatcccagccctCGAGCACCCACCATTTGCTCTGTTGCTGGGTTTGAAGATCCTTAAAATCTGCAGGTTTTTATCCCCCAGGGCCAGGCTTGGTGTCATTGCTGGGCTCGGGGGGGTTTAGGGGAGCATCCCCTCGCCGGGATGCAGCCGGCATCCTGCATCCTCTGGGATGTCACCGGCAAGCCAGGAGAAAGAGGGCCCCATGGCCAGCAGTGCTCGCTCCAGCATCCTCAGCTTGGGTTGgaaaaaggggattttttttcttttcctttttttttttttttttttttacccccccTCTATCCTGGGATAAAGCTTTAAATCTGCTGCGGGGTTGCAGCATCCTCGCAGCTCTGGGGGAAGATGGAGCGCTAATGCCAAGCTTGGAGCCAGGAGGGGTGATTGGGGGTCCCAGCATCCcaaattttggggttttatctCGGTTTCCCTAAGAGCAGCCAAGATCACAGAGCAATGCCCTGACACGATCCTTTCATCTcaccctccagcagcacaaaacCCAGCCGAAACCACACGGGCATGCTTGGGGCTGCACAAAATCCTCCTCCCTCCTTGcttttatgatttaaaattCATCGGGCTGAGGGGGAGGcgggggaaagaaagaaaaaaaccccaaaacaactaGCCCTGACGAGCGTTGCATCAATACGCGcttattgatttattttaatgacttgttattttttcccccagcaggcaggggaggaggaaggggccGGCTCAGGTGTGGCATTAGGACCCAGCGGAGCCCCCATGTTGGAGGTAGgaggttttttgggtttttgtgtggtttttttcttttttttaactctcaTTTCGGagtttttgaaagcagagagaagagaccAAGGCGGTGGGCaagggcagaagcagcactaACACCCAGAGCGGTAAGGACCAGGCGAGAGagaccccccaccccagccccctgcatcaggcagggatgctgcccccccaaaaaaaagcaaatggggCTGAACTCCAACTTTGGGGCTTTGCAAAGTCGCCTTAAAA
Proteins encoded:
- the ATP13A2 gene encoding polyamine-transporting ATPase 13A2 isoform X3; its protein translation is MSSDSSRLLGSQRPGYGTLQRDADKSRMEVTGYQTKMWRVALCHACSVLTAGLLLLLFHWKPSLEVQAKCKPCALGQADWVIIRDRFGQCFTTRVRTEALGEGSLEHHPGARLEDRRSSIAIGVSDEEESRDTIRLHEKEENNHLRYYLFEGMRYIWIERRQAFCKVSLLDEGWTCADLHLSQAGLNQQDHNTRRKIYGPNLIEVPVKSYARLLVEEVLNPFYIFQVFSIVLWVCDAYYYYAACIFLISTISLGLSLYETRKQSVTLQNMAKMSVGVRVRRPSGAVTFPEEMVVSSAELVPGDCISLPTDGMLVPCDAALLTGECMVNESMLTGESVPVMKTPLPAGSRAASPVYSPEEHRRHTLFCGTQVIQAKSYVGSEVLAVVTRTGFCTAKGDLISSILYPKPVSFKFYKDAVKFVLFLSILAFIGTLYSILILVKNQVPVGQIIIRALDLVTVIVPPALPAAMTVGTIYAQNRLKKQGIFCISPPRINLCGKIRLVCFDKTGTLTEEGLDVWGVVPLESNHFMPIVHEPRCLPAGPLLYSLAACHTVSLLRAQPIGDPVDLKMVESTGWRLEMMEEGEGELPAFQQFGMKVLAVMKPPPEEEQPRDTKHQSPVGILRRFPFSSSLQRMSVLVKLPGEASAHLYTKGAPEMVASLCRKETVPVDFSQMLRHYTTDGFRVLGLACKTLSAVTTFEEALQLPRESVESSLTFLGFLVMKNVLKPESAPVIHLLRNASVRPVMVTGDNMLTAMNVAKSCRMVEPKERVVFVNASPPSHDRPAALKFILAEHSQGEEQPGPQQQDGCSPQPCHFALNGKSFAVLCEHFADLLPKILIRATVFARMLPDQKTQLVCSLQELNYCVGMCGDGANDCGALKAADVGISLSEAEASVASPFTSRVANIECVPTVIREGRCSLVTSFGVFKYMALYSLVQFVSVLLLYTINTNLSDFQFLFFDLIITTTVAVLMGRTGPAQELGVERPQGTLISVLVLGSLLLQTALLITVQVLSYFITVSQSWYVPLNSTVTAPQNLPNYENTVLFCVTGFQYLILAVAMSKGYPFREPLYTNVLFLVVLILLFGLMIWLTLYPLGFPKTLLKLQGIDDLNFKLLLLGVAALNFFAAFVLETALDHGLLSCLRKLRRKKVSKKLFKRLEKELSQQQPSWPPLNEPLFATPKMSIAVR
- the ATP13A2 gene encoding polyamine-transporting ATPase 13A2 isoform X4, which translates into the protein MEVTGYQTKMWRVALCHACSVLTAGLLLLLFHWKPSLEVQAKCKPCALGQADWVIIRDRFGQCFTTRVRTEALGEGSLEHHPGARLEDRRSSIAIGVSDEEESRDTIRLHEKEENNHLRYYLFEGMRYIWIERRQAFCKVSLLDEGWTCADLHLSQAGLNQQDHNTRRKIYGPNLIEVPVKSYARLLVEEVLNPFYIFQVFSIVLWVCDAYYYYAACIFLISTISLGLSLYETRKQSVTLQNMAKMSVGVRVRRPSGAVTFPEEMVVSSAELVPGDCISLPTDGMLVPCDAALLTGECMVNESMLTGESVPVMKTPLPAGSRAASPVYSPEEHRRHTLFCGTQVIQAKSYVGSEVLAVVTRTGFCTAKGDLISSILYPKPVSFKFYKDAVKFVLFLSILAFIGTLYSILILVKNQVPVGQIIIRALDLVTVIVPPALPAAMTVGTIYAQNRLKKQGIFCISPPRINLCGKIRLVCFDKTGTLTEEGLDVWGVVPLESNHFMPIVHEPRCLPAGPLLYSLAACHTVSLLRAQPIGDPVDLKMVESTGWRLEMMEEGEGELPAFQQFGMKVLAVMKPPPEEEQPRDTKHQSPVGILRRFPFSSSLQRMSVLVKLPGEASAHLYTKGAPEMVASLCRKETVPVDFSQMLRHYTTDGFRVLGLACKTLSAVTTFEEALQLPRESVESSLTFLGFLVMKNVLKPESAPVIHLLRNASVRPVMVTGDNMLTAMNVAKSCRMVEPKERVVFVNASPPSHDRPAALKFILAEHSQGEEQPGPQQQDGCSPQPCHFALNGKSFAVLCEHFADLLPKILIRATVFARMLPDQKTQLVCSLQELNYCVGMCGDGANDCGALKAADVGISLSEAEASVASPFTSRVANIECVPTVIREGRCSLVTSFGVFKYMALYSLVQFVSVLLLYTINTNLSDFQFLFFDLIITTTVAVLMGRTGPAQELGVERPQGTLISVLVLGSLLLQTALLITVQVLSYFITVSQSWYVPLNSTVTAPQNLPNYENTVLFCVTGFQYLILAVAMSKGYPFREPLYTNVLFLVVLILLFGLMIWLTLYPLGFPKTLLKLQGIDDLNFKLLLLGVAALNFFAAFVLETALDHGLLSCLRKLRRKKVSKKLFKRLEKELSQQQPSWPPLNEPLFATPKMSIAVR